The Psychrobacillus sp. FSL K6-4046 DNA window ATTTCCAACAACCAATTGCACTTGGTGCAGATATCGTCGTGCATAGTGCCACAAAATATTTAGGAGGCCATAGTGACGTAGTAGCAGGTCTTGCAGTGGTTAATTCCGAGGAGCTAGCGAGTGAGCTGCATTTTGTTCAAAACTCCGTTGGTGCTGTGCTCGGACCGCAGGATTCCTGGCTGCTGATGCGAGGCATTAAAACATTAGGCTTACGTATGGAAGAGCATAATGAAAGTGCCCAACGAATAGCAGAGTTTTTAAATGATCACGATGCAGTCGGAAAAGTATTTTATCCTGGGCTCTCTTCTCATCCAGGACACGACCTGATGCAAAAACAAGCTACAGGATTTGGAGGAATGATCTCCTTTGACGTTGGAAGTGCAGAAAAAGCAGATGAGCTGTTGGCGAAGCTGAAATACTTTACACTTGCAGAAAGCTTAGGAGCTGTAGAAAGCTTAATCTCCGTACCTGCCCGTATGACTCACGCTTCTATTCCGAGTGAACGAAGAGCAAAATTAGGTATTACCGATGGATTAGTTCGCATTTCTGTAGGCATCGAGGATGTAGAGGACTTAATAGAAGATTTAGAGCAAGCCTTGGCTTAGAAAAAGCAGGAGGTAAGTGATCCAATCCTAAAAAACAACCTACCGGTGATAAAATCTCACAAACGGTGATAAAACTCATTCGACATACAGAATAGTTTTCTAGAGACCCCTTTACTACTAGGGGTCTCTTTTTATTGGCAACAAAAAATAAAGTGATCCTCATTATTCCAAACGTGTAAATCATCTGCGATGTATCCGCGTAACCACAATAATCCATCGATGTTTCTAAGGTAAAAGCCTTTTGGAAAATTATCGTCTTCACTGACTATTTCTGACGCTATTGTAAGTGAACCAGAAGGAGCTTGTTGCGGGACTTGAATTTTTGTATTTCCTTCAGGTTGGTCAAGATACTCTAACCTTAGGTAAGGACCTACCTCAAGCGGACATAGAGCTAAACCTACATCATGCGCGCGTTTAAAAATTTGTGGCATAGTGGCACCTTCTGGAAAACCAAGTTCCCTGACGGTTAGTGAAACCGTAGTAACACTGTACGTAGTTTTAGAAGGGGTAAATTTGTCATCAGATAGTAGCCTCTCTGCGTATTCATTCATCCTAATGGAATGGTTTTCGAGTTTCTGAATAAGCTGAAATTTTGTTAGTCCACCAATCTCTAGCGTTCTAGTAATAGCTGAGTCACCCAAATCTAGTGTCCCTCCTTAAAATCAGTAAAACCTCTTTTATTCTAGGTAGAATCGTAGCTTTATTTTCTTTCTTCGTTTTCTAATTCCTTTTCAATTTCTAAATCACTTAATGGTACTAGCTCATCTTTTGTTCCAAACCTTTTAATGATAATTTTACCGACCTCGGACTTTTCTATGGCATCCCTCACTGCTGTATAAATGACTACGTACAAAATGATTAAACCAAGAATCCATAGTAATATAAATTCCACTTAACTCCGCCCCCCAAAAAATTGTCCAAAGAATTTCTTTTAAAGATTTTAATTCAATCCTCTAAAATTTAAATAAATGAGTTAATTTCATAAATAGCGTTTCAAGAATTAAACACGAACGATATCTCTGTATTGATTGTAGCGGCAGGCGGCGACTCCAGTGGGATGAGTGAGACAGATAAGACATCACAACCACGCGCGTTAGCGATGGGTGATGGCTTATCGCTCACCCCACGGAAAGCGTCCGACTAGAGCGAAAATCAATTCTACTTTACTCTTTGAATAGCATATGATTTTAATTGGTTTCTCTTTAGTCTTCGTGTTCTTCTATAAAAATAGGGATTATGAAATTAATTTAAATTACTAAATATTCCATCTATTAACTATATATGAATGTTGAGTTGAATGTAACAAATATGTGGAATTTAAAAGTAATTTTTCTGTTTTTTTCTATCGCAAAATAATGTTTTATTCCAATGACATAGGGAATTATTAAGGATAGACAAGTATAGAAAGAAAGGAGCAATTTAAATGAATACAACTAAAACAGCAATTATTACAGGTGGAGGTGGCGGCCTAGGAAGAGCGGCTGCATTAAAATTAGCTGAGTCAGGCATCAATATTAGTATTATTGATGTTTCGGAAGAGCAAGGAAATGAAACGGTTCGTTTGGTAGAAGAAAAAGGAGCTAAGGCCATCTTTATCAAAGCCGATGTAACGAAGGCTGAAGAGGTTAAAAAGTATGTAGAAAAAACAGTGGAAACCTTCGGATCAGTGGATATGTTCTTTAACAATGCAGGTATCTCTGGCCCAGGTAAGAAATTCCTGGACAATTCGATTGAACAGATTGACCTTGTAGTAGATATAAATCTTCGAGGCGCTTTATACGGTTTATACTATGTGCTACCTGAAATGATTAAGAATGGCGGAGGTAGCATCGTGAATACTTCCTCTACTGCTGGATTAGTAGGGCAGGATGGTGTCGTGAGCTACTCGGCAACGAAGCATGGTATCGTAGGAATTACGAAATCCATAGCAGCAGAATATGCAAGCCAAGGTATTCAGATTAACGCAGTGGCACCAGGGTCAACGGAAACTCCTATGGTGAAACAATATAGAGAAGCGAATCCTGAGCTATTTAAAACGGTCTCTGCGGGTATTCCACAGCGTCGCTTAGGACAACCAGAGGAAGTTGCAGAATTAGTGGCGTTCCTGTTGATGAGTGAGGCAAAATATATAAATGGTGCTGTTGTACCAATTGATGGAGGATTTACTGCTGTCTAGGTAACTTATTTAGACAATTGCATACTATAACATTAAGGCATACCACTTTTGTGGTGTGCTTTTTATATAAGTAGTTGAGAGCTTGTTAGGTAAGCATAGAACTATCCTAGTCGGACAAAAATGAAAAAAGGAATAGGTCCGAGCCTATTCCCATTTAGAAAGAAATGCAAACGAGAAGTATTACCAGAAAAAGGCACCAGCTAACGCGATACCAGTTATCGCACCTAATGCAATACCAACACCAAAGCCTGGTCCGAAGCCCCAGAAACCAAATCCATATCCTCCAAGGTTGTTCTCAGGACGAATCCATACCATGTTTTGATCTACTTTAGTAATTCTTCCTACATGTACTTTTCCTTGTTTATCTGTGATTCGTACTCTTTGTCCATGATATTTACAGCATAAATTATACACTTGTGACTGACTCATTTTTTGTCCCCCTCTCTCAAAAAATTACATACAAGTATGTTTTATAACATATGCCGTATGAAAGTTTTCACGGTAGACAATTGTCTATGTACTATAGACATAAGTTTTCAAGCAAATCGAACATATAAAAGAATAAAGAGAAAAGGATGAGATGTTGGCTGTCATTAGAACCTCTAAATGGTTATATCAATTTATAGAAGCATGCGAGAAGAAAGATGGGAAGGAAATCTATCTTCGGCAAGGGGAAATCCTATGTGAACCCCTAATGGAGGTTTTCCCGAATGAAACTAGAGAGGCTGTGCACTATGAGCTTTTACAATACGGTTTATTTGAGCCAAATGAATGGGAAGGCTTATCCGATACGGTAGGCGAGCTAGAAAAAAGGAAGGTTTGGGAATTAGTAAACAACGAATACAAACGGTTACGAAAACGGTGGGGTGGTCCAAAAGTTCCGATTTATATATTCCCAATAAAATTAAAAGGAACAAGTCAGGCAAGAGAGCCTTTACCGGTAAAAAATGGTGTTGCTTATAAAAAAGCATTATTTTTATTTTTATCGAAGGACCTTTCAGAAGAAGAGATAAAGGCGACCTTAGTACATGAATATAATCACGTATGCAGATTAAATTTCTTAGATCTTACCCCTTCCCAAACAACATTGGCAGACTCTTTGATTATTGAAGGCTTGGGAGAGTATGCTGTAAAAGAGGAGTGTGGGGAAAAGCTGCTAGCCCCATGGATAGCGCTTTATCCTTACGCGGATGCTACCGAGATATGGAAGCACCGATTCATACCATCCCTAGGGTTAGAAGGTGTAAAAAATCATCAGCTATTTTTATTTGGTCGTCCAAGAAGTTATTTTCCAAGGTGGATAGGCTACAATATTGGCTATCAAATAGTCGATACTTACGTAAAAAATCACGGACCATTTCCGAAGGGAGAATTATATCAGAAACCAACTAAGGAAATTATAGACGGTTCTGATTTTGCTCCGAAGACTTAATCTTTGTTTATAACCGACATTTAAAAATTCTAAAGCCTATCATGTTTCCAAAATCAGTTAAAAATTGATTATGCTCATCCCAGACGTCATATAGTGTCATGTCAATATAACTGGATGGATTCATGTCTTCTATTTCTACTGCGTTCATATCGGCTGGGTTTTCTAAAACTTCTATATGTGAAAAACCAGCCTTTTTTAAAATTTCTTTCCACTCTTCCTCATCCATCAGTTGTTGGATCCCATAAAGCTCCATCACTTTATGCTTTACTTCCTCCGAAGCATCGGAAGATCCCGTCATTTCAATCAACAGTAGCTTTCCATCCTTTTTTAATAGACGAGCAGCCTCCCTCAACGCTAGTGCAATATCCGTAAAAACAAGCACCGATTCAGAAATAATAACGTCAAATGAGTCGCTTTCTAATGGTAGACACGTAATATCTCCTTCGATTAGGCGAACGTCAGCCTCCAATGGTTTAAACCTTTCTCTCGCCTTCTCAATCATAATCGGATGATTATCGACCGCAGTTACCTTGCACCCATATTTTGTAGCTAAGAAAGCGGAGGTCTTTCCTGTACCGCACCCTATATCTAATACTGACTGAGCTGCCTGAATTTTTTCTTTCCCTAATATAAATTGTGTTAATCCAAATCCTCCGGGATGCGCACTTCCAATTCCAAAATAAGATAGTAAATCTAGGTATTTATTTGACATGAAGCAACCTCCTAAATTAGTTACAATAGCATATGCACAAAAAGACTAATCTGCTAGGTTGATTAAAGGAAAAACAGTAGGTTAAAGAGAATTAAATAAAGAAAGAGTAATAGAAATAGGAGATTTCAAAAATGGAGAATGGACCAGGAAATAGCACCATATACTTAACTGAAATGACAGATGACTATCTGATAGATATTCATTCGTATGCATCAAAAGAAGAAGTTTGTAAATACCAACCATGGGGACCAAATAGTTTCGAGGACACTAAAGCTTATTTAGAGGAAGTTTTAGCAGAGACCAAGAAGGAAACAAGAAATAGGTACGTGTTTGCGGTTATTGATAAAGAAAATTGCAAAATGATAGGAGCAGGTGAATTATTTCATATTGACCTGTCCAACAAAAGTGGAGAAATGGGCTATATAATACATCCAGATTTTTGGGGAAGGGGTATAGCTACCCAGGTTGCCAATATTTTAATGGATTATGGATTTAACGATTTAAAACTTAACCGTATTTATGCTACCTGCGATGCCAGAAATAGTGCGTCTGAAAGAGTATTAAAAAAAGCTGGTATGAAACAAGAAGGATTATTAAGGGAGAATATCCTATTAAAAGATGGGTGGAGAAATTCACTTCTTTACAGCATGTTGAATCGTGAATGGAATACAAAATCATAGGGGGAATATGATGGCAGATCTATTTCAAACGTCTATTGAACAATTTTCTAAAGCACACGATGACTTCATTGAGGCATGGAACGTAGCGATGTATTCAGGGGATACTGCAGGTCTTGAAATCATGACTAATAATTACTATGTTACTTTTTTTAATAGTCATGTGGAAAGACCAGAATTCTTTGACCGTCCCGAAGCTATACAGGGAATGAGAGAGTCAGTGGAAGCGTTGCAGGGTGCAAAGAAAAGATTTGAGCATCGTATTATTAGACAACGTGATCCTAACAGATTCGTTGTGTTTTATGAAATGATTATTGAAAAGAACGGACAAGAGCTGACTCGATTCTTTACAATAGAGGATTGGGAAGAGAGGAATGGGCAATGGTTATTGAACCGAGAAGTTACTGAGCATATTTAAGGTATGAGGAGTAGAGCCCCGAAAAATTTTCGGGGCTTTCTTGTCTACCTCATAGCCGCAGTTTATCCGCTACGTCTGACACTTTCCTGTGGTACGTGGTCTGAGCCAGTAGTCTCTCCCACGTGCCTGTCCCCTAGACTAGCTATGGACCAATAGTGTTTCCCTCTATATAAAGAAAATCTCTGTACTATTTCAAGTGCCTGAAACTAGGTTGATTATGTATCCGCCTCATGTTTTCTTCTTATAGTAATGCCCAAATTCATTAAATTGAAAATTCGAGAAATTTAAACTTTTAATTTCCCTAAATTACCTATTGTATAATTATACATAAAGGCATATATTATATAAATATTAGAAAAATCCATTAGCTAGAAATAAAACAGATTACTAAATTAATAGCTATCTGATAGTGGATGAAAAGTAAGGGTGAATAAGATGGATAACTGGCTAAATTTATATAATAATATGGGAGATTTTTTAGCACCGAGTATGGCAAAGGATCATCCTAATATTCCAATAGTTAAAGAGGAAGGCTGCTACTATTTTGGAGCGGATGGAAAGAAATATTTAGACTTTACATCAGGTATTGCCGTTACAAATACCGGACACCGTCATCCGAAAGTAGTTCAAAGTATTAAAGATGCTGCGGATCAATTAGTTCATGGGCCTTCAGGAGTTATTATGTACGAATCGATTCTACAGCTTTCCAAAAATCTTGGAGAAGTGTTACCAGGAGATTTAGACTGTTTCTTTTTCGCCAATAGTGGGACAGAGGCTATCGAGGGAGCATTAAAGCTAGCGAAATTTGTAACAGAGAGACCGTATGTTGTTTCATTTACGGGCTGCTTTCACGGTCGTTCACTTGGTGCACTAAGTGTCACAACGTCTAAAAGTAAGTATCGAAAATTTTTACAGCCATCTCATTTATCGTACCAGATTCCTTATGCAGACGCGAAGAGCTGTCCAGAGGGAATGGATCCAGAAGTATATTGTGTAGAGCAGCTAGATAAAGACTTTAAGAGACTCTTTAAGCACCAAGTAACTCCAGAAGAAGTTGCTTGCGTTATTTTAGAGCCAGTACTAGGTGAGGGTGGATACATTATCCCTCCTAAATCATGGGTGAAGCGAATTCGAGAAATTTGCGATGAGCATGGAATCTTATTAATATTTGATGAGGTTCAAACTGGTTTCGGAAGAACAGGAGAATGGTTTGCTGCACAATATTTCGAGGTTACTCCCGATATTATGGCCATTGCAAAGGGAATTGCGTCTGGTTTACCTTTAAGTGCAACCGTTGCTTCTAAGGAATTAATGAAGAAGTGGCCATTAGGAATGCATGGGACAACATTCGGTGGAAATCCCATTGCTTGTTCAGTTGCCTTAACTACACTAGAAATTCTCCATGAAGAGAACCTAGTAGAAAACTCTAAAGTTGTAGGAGCATATGCAACTGAAAAGTTAAACGTGCTAAAAGAAAAATATCCAATCATTAGCGATGTCCGTTCTGTCGGTTTAATGATTGGTATCGAAATCTCTAATATAGAAACTGGAGAGCCAGATGGACAAGCCGTGATGAAAATTCTTGACTATGCACTAGAAGAAGGCGTGCTCTTCTATCTTTGTGGAAACGTCGGTGAAGTAATCCGTATGATACCTCCATTAACGGTAACAAAGGAACAAATTGATGATGGCTTAACAATGCTTGAAAAAGC harbors:
- a CDS encoding DUF2268 domain-containing putative Zn-dependent protease (predicted Zn-dependent protease with a strongly conserved HExxH motif); the protein is MLAVIRTSKWLYQFIEACEKKDGKEIYLRQGEILCEPLMEVFPNETREAVHYELLQYGLFEPNEWEGLSDTVGELEKRKVWELVNNEYKRLRKRWGGPKVPIYIFPIKLKGTSQAREPLPVKNGVAYKKALFLFLSKDLSEEEIKATLVHEYNHVCRLNFLDLTPSQTTLADSLIIEGLGEYAVKEECGEKLLAPWIALYPYADATEIWKHRFIPSLGLEGVKNHQLFLFGRPRSYFPRWIGYNIGYQIVDTYVKNHGPFPKGELYQKPTKEIIDGSDFAPKT
- a CDS encoding aspartate aminotransferase family protein is translated as MDNWLNLYNNMGDFLAPSMAKDHPNIPIVKEEGCYYFGADGKKYLDFTSGIAVTNTGHRHPKVVQSIKDAADQLVHGPSGVIMYESILQLSKNLGEVLPGDLDCFFFANSGTEAIEGALKLAKFVTERPYVVSFTGCFHGRSLGALSVTTSKSKYRKFLQPSHLSYQIPYADAKSCPEGMDPEVYCVEQLDKDFKRLFKHQVTPEEVACVILEPVLGEGGYIIPPKSWVKRIREICDEHGILLIFDEVQTGFGRTGEWFAAQYFEVTPDIMAIAKGIASGLPLSATVASKELMKKWPLGMHGTTFGGNPIACSVALTTLEILHEENLVENSKVVGAYATEKLNVLKEKYPIISDVRSVGLMIGIEISNIETGEPDGQAVMKILDYALEEGVLFYLCGNVGEVIRMIPPLTVTKEQIDDGLTMLEKAIIRYTNEIKINEIKG
- a CDS encoding SDR family NAD(P)-dependent oxidoreductase — encoded protein: MNTTKTAIITGGGGGLGRAAALKLAESGINISIIDVSEEQGNETVRLVEEKGAKAIFIKADVTKAEEVKKYVEKTVETFGSVDMFFNNAGISGPGKKFLDNSIEQIDLVVDINLRGALYGLYYVLPEMIKNGGGSIVNTSSTAGLVGQDGVVSYSATKHGIVGITKSIAAEYASQGIQINAVAPGSTETPMVKQYREANPELFKTVSAGIPQRRLGQPEEVAELVAFLLMSEAKYINGAVVPIDGGFTAV
- a CDS encoding class I SAM-dependent methyltransferase — translated: MSNKYLDLLSYFGIGSAHPGGFGLTQFILGKEKIQAAQSVLDIGCGTGKTSAFLATKYGCKVTAVDNHPIMIEKARERFKPLEADVRLIEGDITCLPLESDSFDVIISESVLVFTDIALALREAARLLKKDGKLLLIEMTGSSDASEEVKHKVMELYGIQQLMDEEEWKEILKKAGFSHIEVLENPADMNAVEIEDMNPSSYIDMTLYDVWDEHNQFLTDFGNMIGFRIFKCRL
- a CDS encoding helicase — its product is MGDSAITRTLEIGGLTKFQLIQKLENHSIRMNEYAERLLSDDKFTPSKTTYSVTTVSLTVRELGFPEGATMPQIFKRAHDVGLALCPLEVGPYLRLEYLDQPEGNTKIQVPQQAPSGSLTIASEIVSEDDNFPKGFYLRNIDGLLWLRGYIADDLHVWNNEDHFIFCCQ
- a CDS encoding GNAT family protein, which gives rise to MENGPGNSTIYLTEMTDDYLIDIHSYASKEEVCKYQPWGPNSFEDTKAYLEEVLAETKKETRNRYVFAVIDKENCKMIGAGELFHIDLSNKSGEMGYIIHPDFWGRGIATQVANILMDYGFNDLKLNRIYATCDARNSASERVLKKAGMKQEGLLRENILLKDGWRNSLLYSMLNREWNTKS
- a CDS encoding bifunctional cystathionine gamma-lyase/homocysteine desulfhydrase is translated as MRAKTKLIHAGIVGDEATGAVSTPIYQVSTYKQEAVGKFKGYEYSRTGNPTRHALEVLISDLEGGVAGFAFSSGMAATSSIMMLFSKGDHVLLTDDVYGGTFRVISKVLNRFGIDSTFVDTGDLSNVEAAIQENTKAIFLETPTNPLLKVTDIEAIAKYAKEKGLLTIVDNTFMTPYFQQPIALGADIVVHSATKYLGGHSDVVAGLAVVNSEELASELHFVQNSVGAVLGPQDSWLLMRGIKTLGLRMEEHNESAQRIAEFLNDHDAVGKVFYPGLSSHPGHDLMQKQATGFGGMISFDVGSAEKADELLAKLKYFTLAESLGAVESLISVPARMTHASIPSERRAKLGITDGLVRISVGIEDVEDLIEDLEQALA